The genomic region AGGGCTCCGGCAGCGGCTCGAACCGGTGGTCGAACAGGGGGCTTTGGTCGGGCTTGTCATCAAGCCCGTGCAGCCAGTTTGTGTTCCGCACGTCCTCCCTGAGAAGCATCGCTTCATAGCGCGAGCTACCATAGATGTCCAGTTCGCTCAGGGTCTCCTTGGTCCCGATGCTCCCCCTGTCTGGCGAATCGGTTGAGCTGCCACCATTACGTGAGAGAACCCCGTTTGAGTCCCCGGAGAGGTGTCCGTTCACGCTGCTTCCATTGTCACTGTAGCGCTGGTCCCCGTTTGAGATGCCATGCCCTGGGTCTGATGCCCGAGCTGGACGGACCTTGGCAGCAGCCGAGCGGATGCTCTGGGGAAACAGGGATGTGCCGCGAATGCCACCCAAGTTCTGCCGAATGTCCTGTCAAAAGGAGTGATAGCTTAGGACCTGTTTTGGAACCACCCATTTTTTTTAAGAAACTGGTTTATGGAAACTGAGGTGGTTCCAAAAATACCAGTTTATGCCTCAGTTTAAAGAAATTGGATTCacagtttcttaaaaaccaagaagcTAGTCTCTCCTAGCTAAAAAACAAAAACTGGTTTCTTAAAAACTGGGTTGCATCCAAACAGGACCTTAGCTTCTTCCAACATTCATGCATCATTCAGTAGTTTAGACCAACCTATTATCTATGCAGTGTTTCAATTTTCAACCAAAACCGATCATCTCTAAAAGGACTAACTTAACAAACTTTTAGAGACGTGTCACTTGAGATGAAGTCACCACTTACGGGTGCAAATGTGAATGTCAATGCAATGTGTATTTGAATATTTTAGTATAATACCGCCAAAGAACATTTCACaatttatttatatatgtgtgtgtgttctTATTTTGGTTTTACATAATAAGAGATGACCTTGGTGACACAGAGTCAATCTGTATCTGGGAATATTTCACTTGCAGCGTTTATTTGTCCACTTTGAAAATCGAGATGCATGGACTTGCAAAATGTTTCCTAAGCCACGGGCATGGCAATTCTGACTAAATGTAAAAGGCTGAATATTGATAGGTCCAAAAGTAAGTAAACAGTTTCAGAAGGTAACAAACTAAGCAATTCAAGCGATAAGAACCCAACTCCAAAACTAAACTGCAGGATGGTAGCTGATATGAACACAAGGAACATACCATGTGCTTGATAGCCATGTCAAGTGACCTCCTTGATATCGACCTCCCAAATCCATTATCTGTGGTACCCGTGGAAGGTCTCGAGGGTCTATTAGCTTGACTGTCAATATTGGACCTGTCAGCCTGTCGATTTTGGTGTCCATTTGTGAGAGTAGAGGTCTTTGATGATGCATCAGAAAATTTACTTCGGCTCACAGCAGGCACAGAGATCTTCTTCACAGGAGCTGAGGCAGCTGAAGGTTCAGTATTTGGGGTTGATCTTATGCCTAAAGCCATTCCTGGCCGTGATCTGCCAGCAGATGGTGGTCTTTCAGGTAATTTTGTCCTTAGATTTGGTGGAGTTTCATTTGGAAAATCGGGGATATCAAGAGGTCGCACTGGAGCTCGGGGTCGTGGGTTTGGAGAACTTGGACGAGATGATGGAGCAGATGAAGGTGCTGAGTTCCTGCCAGTACTGGCTGCAGACCTGGACGAAGTCGTAAAGCTGTTGATGCTAGAAGTCCGTCCAACAGAAGGAGAACGACCAATAGCTGGAGCTGATGAGCGAATTGCAGGCTGTCGTGTAGGTGTAGATGATCGTGAGCTGGAACGGCTCATTGAAGGAACCGAACTTGAGGACAATGAGGTGGCACGGCTTATCCCAGGAACATTACCTGAGGAAGACCCTGGTCTGCTTGTTGCACTCAAGGAGGCGCTCGGACGGCTTATTACATGAGTTGCACTTGAAGATGAATTGGGAACAATACGGGACCGGGAATTTGGAGTTGATGGCCTTGCATTATGTGTGAATGTAGTCTTGGCAGCAGCGGAATCAGTTGAAGAGTTTGGTGCTGTTGGACGAGTTCTCGTAGGAGTAGATGGGCGAGTTTTTGCTGGTGT from Zea mays cultivar B73 chromosome 6, Zm-B73-REFERENCE-NAM-5.0, whole genome shotgun sequence harbors:
- the LOC100281603 gene encoding uncharacterized protein isoform X2, whose protein sequence is MNGNNRTSVLNTSISSVTSRPTTPSRRSSTVGTPKHSAPAARPVPARSSTPVNTRPSTPAKTRPSTPTRTRPTAPNSSTDSAAAKTTFTHNARPSTPNSRSRIVPNSSSSATHVISRPSASLSATSRPGSSSGNVPGISRATSLSSSSVPSMSRSSSRSSTPTRQPAIRSSAPAIGRSPSVGRTSSINSFTTSSRSAASTGRNSAPSSAPSSRPSSPNPRPRAPVRPLDIPDFPNETPPNLRTKLPERPPSAGRSRPGMALGIRSTPNTEPSAASAPVKKISVPAVSRSKFSDASSKTSTLTNGHQNRQADRSNIDSQANRPSRPSTGTTDNGFGRSISRRSLDMAIKHMDIRQNLGGIRGTSLFPQSIRSAAAKVRPARASDPGHGISNGDQRYSDNGSSVNGHLSGDSNGVLSRNGGSSTDSPDRGSIGTKETLSELDIYGSSRYEAMLLREDVRNTNWLHGLDDKPDQSPLFDHRFEPLPEPFSPL
- the LOC100281603 gene encoding uncharacterized protein isoform X1, with the protein product MEDLLGSEIGKNDYDWLLTPPGTPRVPALEGAEKTPSSNILPKRTTTRSSSTTRASRLSISQTENGNSTIPTRPARSNSVSRSSIQSALMNGNNRTSVLNTSISSVTSRPTTPSRRSSTVGTPKHSAPAARPVPARSSTPVNTRPSTPAKTRPSTPTRTRPTAPNSSTDSAAAKTTFTHNARPSTPNSRSRIVPNSSSSATHVISRPSASLSATSRPGSSSGNVPGISRATSLSSSSVPSMSRSSSRSSTPTRQPAIRSSAPAIGRSPSVGRTSSINSFTTSSRSAASTGRNSAPSSAPSSRPSSPNPRPRAPVRPLDIPDFPNETPPNLRTKLPERPPSAGRSRPGMALGIRSTPNTEPSAASAPVKKISVPAVSRSKFSDASSKTSTLTNGHQNRQADRSNIDSQANRPSRPSTGTTDNGFGRSISRRSLDMAIKHMDIRQNLGGIRGTSLFPQSIRSAAAKVRPARASDPGHGISNGDQRYSDNGSSVNGHLSGDSNGVLSRNGGSSTDSPDRGSIGTKETLSELDIYGSSRYEAMLLREDVRNTNWLHGLDDKPDQSPLFDHRFEPLPEPFSPL